Part of the Bacillus andreraoultii genome is shown below.
TTTTCTTAAAAAGTCTTTATGTTCTTTTGGATGAAGTAAGGGAATTTCTCTTACTCTCACTTGAGGTGCACAACATACATCAAGTGGTTTCTTACTACCACAATCACAAAAAACTAGTTTCTTCATTAGATTGATAAAAACCTCCATTACAAATTTATTCATTTCAAAAGCGACAATTCCACTTACATCTGGGAAAATTTTCAGAGAAAAAAGTAGACAATTGCTAGGATAAAAATGAAAGTTTTCATAGAATGTTTTTCATAGTGCAGGGGACGAAGTGATAAGTAGTAGGGGAAAAGTGTAAAAAGAAGATAATGCTAATGTTTAATTTCAACACGAATGAATAAAATCCTTCTTCGTTTGTAAAATTTTTATTTGTAGCGAGCTTATTTATAAAAATAAAGGCGAGCACGATGGATACTCGCCTTGTTATCCTAACTACGATGTTGCACGAGATCAATTGCTCCTAAAACAATATGTGCTAAACCGAAACCAAAAACAGTATTGGCCACTGTTTTATTCGTTCCGGTTCTTTGTTTCAGAGCATAAACAGTCGCTGTTACAGCAGAACCGAGTACGGTTGGAATTAAGCCTTCACGAATGTTCAAGCGAATCCCTCCACATCATAGTTAGTCGGTGTAGAAAATATGCACCTTTTTTAATATGCCAAAAAGGGATGAAATTATGTGTACCGGATCTGTTTTGAAAAAATTTTTTAACTTATTTATCTATAACGATTGCCAAATATGTATGAAAAAATATAAGTAGACCTGAATTATTCACAGAAATTCAGAAACTTATTATAACTTATGGATTACCAAGCCTTTTCGGCTTTATTGTAATTCATTAAAAAAATGAAAAAAGAATCCATTTCTGTTAAAGTTAAAGTAACCAAAACAAAAACCAAACAGAAAGGACTCTTTATATGGTTACTTTAACGCAAAAAACACTTGATTTCAATCATAAAATTAAATTGTCAAATGATGGAGGTTCTCTTTCCTCCGATACAGGTGAGTTTCTTTTTAGAGAATTCGATGAAAAAATTGGTTTTTCAAAGACTTTAGTTAAGTACTTGAGACTTAACGATTCAAGGAAATATTATCTTCATTCAAATGAAAACTTGTTACGTCAAAAAGTCTATCAAATCATTGCCGGGTATGCGGAAGATGATGCGGCTGATCAGTTGACTCATGATCCTGTGTTTAAGGAAATCATTGAAACTCCAACACTTGCTTCCCAGCCCAGTTTGTCTCGCTTTTATACACGATTTGATAAAGATTCAATTGAACAATTAAATCTGGCTAACCAAGAAATGCTTGATAAGATTCATTGTTTTCGACAATCGAAAGAGTTATTTATCGACTTGGATTCGACTCATTCGGATACATATGGGGACCAAGAATCTTCGTCATATAATACTCATTATGGCACGATGGGTTTTCATCCATTAGTCGCCTTTGATGGTGCGACTGGTGACTTTTTGAAAGCACAACTCCGTCCCGGAAATGTTTATACATCAAATGGTGTGGTGGAATTTATTCGGCCTCTCATTAAACATTATAACGAAATGTTTCCGGAAACTACCCTGTTTCTTCGTGGAGATAGTGGGTTTGCTGTTCCGGGATTATACGATCTGTGTGAAGAAGAATCTGTTTTGTATATTATTCGGTTGAAATCGAATTCACAACTACAAAGTTTAGCGAAGGAATACCATCCTTCTTCCGCACCTTTAGATGTTTCCAAGACGGAAACCTATTATGAAGAAACGATTTACCAAGCAAAATCATGGTCAAAACCAAGAAGGGTGATTATTCAATCGGTACGTCCTGCAGGTGAGCTGTTCTTTACCCATTCCTTTTTTGTTACTAACTTTGAATTAGCTTTTCCTCAAGATATCGTCCGAGCTTATCAAAAAAGAGGGACGATGGAAAACTATATCAAAGAAGCAAAAAATGGCTTTTACTTTGATCATATGAATAGCCACGCTTTTCTAGTGAACGAAGTAAAAATGATGTTAACACTTCTTGCATATAATTTGACCAATTGGTTACGAACTCTTTGTTTTCCGGAAGGTCAAAAAACTATGCAAATTGATACGATACGTACTCGGTTAATTAAAGCGGCAAGTAAAGTCGTGAAATCAGGCAGATCCCTTTACTTCAAACTATCATCGAGTTTTGTGTATCAAAATTTCTTTTGGGATGTACTGAATCGAATTCAAAAACTACAATTGGAATGACCAATAGAATACTTCTCATAACTGAAAAAAATAAATTTTTCAGTCAAGGGGGAAGTATGCCCAAAATACCAGAGTTGTTCTATTGAAAATTCAGTTATTTTATGAATTGGCTACGGTTCTTAATTAAATACCGTTATGTTCAACTAATTTAACAAATTTTATCAAATGGGATTTGTAGCTATGAATATTTCAGGGTAGAAATTTTTAACCGGTTGAAGGTGAATTATAGTTGTTTAGCGTATTGACATGTTTGAATAAATACAATAAACTAATTTAAAGGGTATTTTGTAAAACAAGATAGTCAATAAAACACATTTTTGTTTTCGTGTTTGAATACCTTGGCTTAGTCTCAAAAAAGGATGGGAAACAGATATAAACCGGTATTCATAACTTTATTCTAGTATCTTGCATTGCCGAATACTTACAAGGAATTTGTATCGGTTTTTTACCCTTTGCTATCTTGTTTAACCATATAGTGCTGCTAGAAGGAGGGGCTTATGTCTTTAAAAAGTCAGTTATTAAAAGGAGTTTTAGATGGATGTATTTTAGCTGTTATTGAAAAAGAACCTGTGTATGGATATGAATTGTCAAAGAAACTTCAGGATGCTGGGCTATTAGATGTGAGTGAAGGGACGATTTATCCAGTATTATTGCGGCTTCAAAAAAATGGCTATATTCGTGGGGAGATGCGACCATCAGAGTCTGGACCAAATCGGAAATATTATTTTTTGACACAAGTTGGGGAGGAAGCGCTGAATGTAATTGCAGAAGAGTGGGAGAAAATTGCTACACCTGTCCAAACATTATTCAATCGGAGGGAAAAAGATGTCAAGTGTGAAAAACTTAATTGAACAAAATAATGAGAAAAGAACGCTGTTAACAAAAGAAAATGAACAATATTATTCTGATTTAATGGTGTATATACGACTTCAATTTCAACTTTCCGAACAGCAGTCAGAGGAAGTGCTAATGGAGTTGTTGGACCACTTGATTGATGGTCAAAATGAGGGAAAGAGTGCTCGAGAAATTTTTGGTGATGACCCAAAAGGTTTTGCCGATGAAATTATTAATCAATTATCACGAGAAGATATGAGAAATACTGTCCCTTTTTACGCACAAATTATAATTAACATACTAGGTATTTCTCTTGTCATTCGGGGAGTCATACTTGGTATTTTAATTCCTTTTGTTGAAGTAAATGAACATGTTTTTCCTGTCACAATACTATTGATTGGCTTCGTCATTTTATTATTTATCGCCATTGTCATTTCAGTAATTTTTCATACGATAAAAGCTTCCTTATTTCAATTTGAAAACGGAAAAAAAGGAAAGTGGAAAGATAGTATGAAAGTCGGATTAGCAGCGGGTACAGGGATGGCACTTGTCATTTTAGCAGCTCGTTTTCTGCCAGATCTTGGACCGAAATTCTTTTTCCCATGGTATATGTCTCTTGTCGTAGGTGCTATCTTTTGGGGTATTGCTCGTGTAGTAAAAAAGCATTTTTCATAGTGCAAGCAAAAAACATCTGACATAGAGAGTAACGATAGAGTTTATGAAAACATGATAATATATAAAACTTGAGTCTTTCCTAAATAATTAGGGATGGCTCTTTATCTTTGAGAGAACCATTCACTTTTTTATCTACTGAACATAGACGTTTCAATACTTTGTCAAATGTGATTTTATTAACGAAATAATAATATGGTAGAATGATATATAAATATAGTTTTTCACTATAACGAACATCGTTAACTTTCTTATCAGGAGGCATTGTTTTGAAAAAGAAACATTGGTTACTAATTACTATAGGCGTCTTAGCAATAATTGGCATTGTTATATATATACTTTTTCATATCGGCTATCTTGGTTCATCAACGATAAAGACGAATAATGAATCCTATGCAATGGGAAAGCAATCTTTACCAATACCAGAAATTTTGGAAGATGAAGATCCAGACCCATCAAAAGCTGCATTTACGATTACAGCTCAAAAAGGAATGACGGAATTTATTGATGGGAGAAAGACGGAGACATTTGGTTATAATGGGAATTACTTAGGTCCAGCGATTCGGGTTCATCGTGGCGTGGAAGTGTCGGTGAAAGTAAAAAACAACTTATCTGAACCGACAACACTTCATTGGCATGGTTTAAAAGTCGATGGAGAGGCTGATGGTGGCCCGCATAATGTTATTGAGCCAGGGGATACGTGGAACCCGCAGTTTACAGTCAATCAACCGGCTGCGACATTATGGTTTCACCCCCATTATTCGCATAAAACTGGCGAACAAGTGTATCGTGGATTGGCGGGTCTTTTTATGATAGAAGATGAAGTTTCAGAATCATTACATCTCCCAAGTGATTACGGGTTTGATGACATTCCTCTTATTATACAAGATCGTCGCTTCGATAAAAATGGACAGTTTGACTATACAATGAAAATGCGTGACACGATGAAAGGGATGTTAGGTGATACGATTCTTGTTAACGGAGCGGTAAATCCATCTACGGAAGTTCCAAAAGGGCTAGTAAGATTACGTGTGTTAAACGGATCAAATGCTAGTGTTTATCAACTTCATGTTGAAAATAACCAACCATTTTACCAAATTGCAAGTGATGGAGGCTTCCTTGAAAAACCGGTTAAAATAACAAAATTAGAACTTAGTCCTGGTGAACGGGCAGAAATTCTAGTTGATTTTTCGACGATGAAAAGTGGAGATACTGTTCGTCTATTAAATAATGATATCGCGTTTCTTAACTTTGTCGTGAACGGTACACAAAAGGAAGTTTACTCAGTACCAAGGAAGTTAACTACTATTGATAAACTGAATCCGAAAGAGGCTGTGAAAACAAGGGAATTTATTTTTCAAGGAATGGGTTCGGGTGTTAGTATTAATGGAAAACAAATGGATATGGACCGAATTGATGAGAAAATTAACTATGGCAGCATTGAAGTTTGGAAGATAAACAACTATACAAATATGCAGCATCCTTTCCATGCCCATGGCGTTCAGTTCCAAATTATTGAACGAAAAGGAAAACGACCAAAGGCAAATGAAGCGGGTTGGAAAGATACGTTTATTGTCCAGCAAGGTGAAAATGTTACGGTTATCGCGAAGTTTGAAAACAAGGGAACGTTTATGTATCATTGTCACATCCTTGAACACGAAGATGCTGGGATGATGGGTCAGTTCCTAGTTGAGTAATTTCCTTGATCAAAGCTTAAACTAATATCTATTATATGGAGACCGTTTGTGTATTTACACAGCGGTCTTTTTCTATTTTTATAGGTATGAATTTTAAGAATTTATGCTATAATGTAGACAAAATTATAATTGGTAAAATTTAATAAAGGTGTTGAAGTGATGATCTATCAACTGAAAGTTATGTTAAAAGAAAGTAAACCACCAGTTTGGCGTCGGATTGAGATACGAGACACAGCGTCTTTTTATGATTTACATAAAGTCATTCAAATTGCATTCCATTGGTATAATAGTCATTTGCATGCATTTAGTATTAGAAAAAGTAATTCTGTCTTAATGGATGACTATTATTCTATTGGTCCTGAGTTAGAGGAAGAAGAAGCTTTTACCCCTCATAAATATAATGAACGAGATCTTCAATTAAAAGACATACTAATAAAAGAAAAAGATCGCATCTTTTATACATATGATTTTGGTGATGACTGGGAGCATGAAGTTTTGTTAGAAAAAATTAGCGAAGAGAAAGAAGGTGTTTATTACCCGCGTTGTACAAAAGTCATGCGTGATGTACCAGAAGAGAATAGTCGTTATATATATTTGCAGACAGGGATTATTACGGATGAAGTGGATTCAAAACAGGTCATGGCTGATATTAATGAAGAACTAGAAGAAGAGTTTACTGGTCGAAGTGTCCAAAGTATGTTTGATGAAGACGATGTTTTTCATATCCGAGAGGACACTCACAACGGTTCAACGTGGGAAGAGCTTATCGATTTAGCAGAGGAATATAAAAATTTAGCACCATGGAAATGGATTGATGATGATCAAATTGTTGTGATTCAAGACCCGGTCACAAGGGAAAATATGTATTGTTCTGTATTAGGTGGGGCCGATATTGAATATGGACTGTCTATATTTATTGGACAAGAAGGTTATCACTATTTGATGAATCTTTTTAATGAACAAATAAAAGATAAACACGACTTTTTACGATTACGAGGAATTTCGTTATATTTTACTGACCGTAATGAGCTTGAAGAATTTGATGTTGATCTTTTAAAACAATATGGCCGTACGTATCGTGGAAAAAAGCAATGGATTCAGTTTCGAAGTTTTAAACCAGGTTATTTTCCGTGGCTATTAGATGAGGAAGAGGCTCGTTTACTATCAGTCGTACTTCGGCAATTAATACCGATTGTTACTTCAGCTTATGAAGATTCTACTTTGCTTGAACCCGGTACTGTTAACTACTTTTCAGCTTCCATAGATGAGGAAACAAAAACGGAAACACTTGAAGAAAGTTCACTACTTGTAAATGAGTTAGAACTACAACAATTAAAACATCAATATAAGAAATTTAATGCTCCGGTTGAGTTCGGTTGTGAATATATCTTTTTTCCAACGCAAATTCAACCAAGTGATCGGCCATTTTATCCTAAACTGATTCTTGGCCTTGATAGAAGAAAACAAATAATTGTGTATCATTATTTGACAGGGGATCCTACAGAGGACTTAGCTAGTATACTCCAACAGTCGGTCGTTGAATTAGTAAAACAATTAAATGGAATTCCACGGGAGCTTTGGATAACAGAAGAAACCGAGAATTTCATTAAACCAGTCGCGAAAAAGTTGAATATTAACCTTCTCGTTGTTGAGCAATTACCATTGTTTGAAAATGCTCGGGAAGAATTGGAAAGAATGATGGCACATTAAGATTAGCGTTTTCTGTTGAATTTTTGATACGGCTAAAATCGATGAGGAAATTCGAGGTTCTTATTGTGGTTCGTGTGTTGCCAAACCACTCACGTATAAACTTAAATCGATCATGGAAGAACATTGCTTAGAGAGTTAATCTCTAAGCTTTTTTCATTTGGTCTCAATGAATGTTGCTTATATTCTAGAAGTCTAGAAGTCTTTTTGTTTCAATCGAATACATATATAAATCAATCATCCTATTAATTTTATTTTTTGACAATTTATCAACATATGATATGATGGGATATGTATATTCAAATATTTAAATATATAAATATAAGAGGATGATGGAGTTGTTTAACAAGTTGCTTTTCAGCGAGCGATTTGAAAGTTACTCGCTACAAGATTTTCAAAAAGATTTCATATCGGGATTAATCGTCGGTGTTATCGCAATTCCTCTCGGGATGGCGTTTGCCATTGCTTCAGGGGTAAAACCTGAACATGGGATTTATACGACTATCATTGCAGGGATTTTAATATCACTTTTCGGAGGTTCACGATTCCAAATTGGTGGGCCAACTGGGGCGTTTATTCCAATTTTATTCGGAGTTGTTATTACGTATGGGTTTGAAAACTTACTCATAGCTGGATTTATGGCAGGGATTATTTTATTATTAATGGGGATTTTTAAACTTGGTTCACTTATAAAGTATATTCCTCGACCGGTAACAATCGGGTTTACAACTGGGATAGCCGTAATCATTTTTGTTGGACAAATTCCTAATTTTCTTGGGCTTTCAGGAGTGAAGAATCAAGAATACTTTATTGATAATGTAAAAGAAATTTGGCTGCATATCTGCTCAATTAATTTATTTAGTATATTGACAGCTTTCATTTGTTTCCTCATGATTATGTTAACGCCAAAGCTGTTTCCAAAAGTGCCAGGTCCGTTAATTGGTCTCGTTGTTTCGACACTTGTTGCTTCATTCTTTTTCCCAAGTAAGGTGGCGACAATTGGCTCAACTTACGGAGGAATTCCAAGTCAATTGCCGAGTTTCCATTTTCCAGAAGTGACGTTTGAAAAAATCCAACTGCTTATGAAACCGGCGTTTGTTATTGCCATTTTAGGAGCAATTGAATCGCTATTATCAGCTGTTGTTGCGGATGGAATGACGAATAAGAAACATAACAGTAATCGGGAGTTAGTTGGTCAAGGAATTGCGAATATTGTTACACCTTTATTTGGTGGTATTCCAGCGACAGGGGCAATTGCCCGTACAGCAACGAATATTAAAAGTGGAGCGGTATCACCTTTATCTGGTATCATTCATGGAGTAGTTGTTCTTATCGTTTTGCTTCTATTTGCACCATTTGCATCGAAAATACCGTTAGCAAGTATGGCACCGATTTTAATGGTAGTAGCTTGGAATATGAGTGAACGTCATGTTTTTATTCATCTGTTAAAAACGAAAACAGGGGACTCCTTTGTATTACTAACAACATTTTTATTAACTGTTTTCATTAATTTAACGGTTGCCGTTCAAGCAGGTCTTGTATTAGCAGTTATCATTTTTATTAAACGAATGAGTGATATAATGGTAATCAAGAAAGCTTTACCGAACTTAGAACATAAAAATAATAAGATTGAAAGTTTAATAGAACCGAATCCTCGTACTTGTCCACAAATAAGTATTTATAATATTGAAGGACCACTTTTTTTCGGGGCAGCTCAAAGTTTTGAACAATCGATTATGAATACAATTAACTATAAACCGAAAGTACTACTTCTCCGTATGGGGAAAGTTCCGTTTATGGATACGACAGGGGCTTCAAATTTTTCGAGTATTGTTAACCACTTTTCCAAAAATGGAACGGTCATCATTTCGGGAATAAAAGAGCAACCGAAACAAGTTTTACAGAAAATGGGTTTATATGATCAAATTGGCGAGGAGAATTTTTTTGCACATACGGGAGATGCCATTGACTATGCACTTACAAAACTTGATCGGGATATATGTGCTGGATGTAAACGATTTGCCTTTAATGAATGTCATGCGTTATCAAAAGAAAGTAAAATCGAACGAGAACATACACACTCCACAGTGACGCAATATTAAAAAATCCATTGTTTTATGATGAGAATGATTGTACAATTCGTAATATGTTAAAAGAACAACGAAACAAAGAGATGAAAAAGGATTGTATATAAGAATACGGATGTGATATTTTCGATGAAGGAGAGGAGCCATTTGGACCAAGATATGCAGACATTTAAATCAGATTTTTTTAAAGCATTGGCACACCCACTTCGAATTAAAATACTCGAAGTTTTAGTAGATGGAGAAAAAAGTGTAAATGAAATCCAAAGTGCAATCGGTAGTGAAGGGTCAGCGGTATCCCAGCAATTAATGATTCTTCGGAGTAAAAATATTGTCGTTGGGGTGAAAGATGGGAATCGGGTTATTTATTCATTACGTGATCCTTTAATCGTTGACTTACTTCGTGTAGCGAAACAAATTTTCAATAACCATTTAGTCAATACGATTCAGTTGCTTGATCAATTAAATAGTGATGCTGAATAAATAGAATTTAAATCAAGGGGTTGTCCAGAGAGTCGTATTTTTGATTTCCGGATGCCCATATTCATGTTTCAAAACCATGATATATCGATATTTTTCATTATCACATTTTTAGGATATCCGCTTTTCAGACAGTCTCTTGATTTTTGTACGAAATAATTATCTTATTGTTAAAATAAGTCAGTAACTACAATCGATAAATAAAAAGAGCCTAAAATTATAGGCTCTTTTTATTTGATTTCGGGACGTATTGGAATATTTCTCCACTATCAAGTAAATCAGTGAACCGGTGGAGCCAATCGTAATAGTCAAGCCATTTTTTTGTCTCCTCTAATAATTGATTCACTTTATGTTCAGTTGTTTCATCTAATTCTTCATGTTCCAATATTGAAAGAAGTTCTTCTTGAAATAGTTTCCCTGTTCGGCGATTTTTCTTTATCATCATTTGCCAATTAGAGGTGATTAAAGAAATAAAAGTTTGGTAATAATCGTGTTCAACATTATAAAGGTCTTTCCTTACCCCTTTTTCAAACACTTTGTAAGCAATATTATGTTCAACCATTTCGCGGACGACTTGGCTCATACGTGTTTTGCTCAATCCGGTTGCCTCTGATAGCGTATCAAGCGTCATTGGTGAACCGTTCATATAAATCGTACCAAGAACTCGTCCAACTGTTGCAGGTATACCAAATATCCGCATATTTTCAGCGATATTTTCAATAATCCTTTCCTCAATATGTGTTATTTTTTGCTGAACCGCCTCAATCAACATGTTCACCCCAACTCTATTTGTAATATCACGATGCACTTTTAATAATTTACCATATTTAATAAAAAAACCAAATGAACTTTGTTGCACCTATCGAAAAGAAGCATTAATACTTTAAAAAGGCAATAAAAACAATTTGTATAAACTATACAATATATAAAATTTATAAACTTTTAATTTTACAAAGTTTATTATACAATAGAATTATCCGTTAAGGAAATATTTTGGAGGTGCAAAATTTTGCTGAAATTTGAACATGTGTCAAAAATTTATAAAGGACAGAAACGAGCTGTAAACAATTTGAATTTGCAAATGAATGAAGGAGAGTTTATTTGTTTCATTGGACCGAGTGGTTGTGGAAAAACGACAACAATGAAAATGATTAATCGGCTCATTGAACCGACAGAAGGAGCAATTTATTTAAAGGAAAAAAACATTATGGAAATGGATCCAGTTGAATTAAGAAGAAAGATTGGCTATGTTATCCAACAAATTGGTTTATTTCCCCATATGACAATTGAACAAAATATTTCTCTTGTTCCACGTCTCCTAAGATGGCCTCTGGAAAAACAGAAAAAACGTGCGAGCGAATTATTATCTCTAGTGAATATGACTTCCGATTATCTTCATCGTTATCCAAGTGAATTAAGTGGTGGTCAGCAACAACGAATTGGTGTACTCCGGGCGCTTGCTGCAGATCAGCCGCTCATTTTAATGGATGAACCTTTCGGTGCGCTTGATCCAATTACACGGGATTCATTACAAACAGAATTGAAAAAACTACAACAAAAATTGAATAAAACAATTGTATTTGTCACCCACGATATGGATGAAGCGATAAAATTGGCGGACCGTATTGTAATAATGAAAGATGGGGAAATCGTACAGTTTGCAACTCCAGATGAGATTTTACGAAATCCAGCAAATGAATTTGTTGAAGAATTTATCGGACGGGAAAGACTTTCTCAAGTTCAACCGCATATACAAACGGTTGATCAAATAATGAACCCTGCGCCAGTAACCGTTACACCAAATGTATTTTTATCTGAGGCGATTCGTCTAATGAAACAAAAACGAGTAGACTCACTTCTTGTTGTTAACCGAAATAATAAATTAGAAGGCTATATTGATTTTGAAATGATTGATCAAAAGCGTTCGCAAGCGAGTCGCGTAGCTGAAGTCGTTGAGAAGGATATATTAAAAGTCGAAACGGGGACATTTGTGCGAGATACGATTCAAACGATTTTAAAACGTGGACTAAAATATGTTCCTGTTGTCGACCATGATGGACGATTAGTCGGTATTGTCACACGTACGAATCTGGTCGATGTTGTTTACGATTCGATTTGGGGAAATGATACAGAAGGAATTGCGCAATAACATTGGAGGGGGAAAATTGGATAGTTTTATTTCATTTATGAATGAAAATGGAGCGGATCTACTATTGAAATCGTGGGAACATATTTATATCTCGCTCATTGCTATTGTAGCGGGAGTTTTAGTTGCCATCCCACTAGGTATCTTATTAACTCGTTTACCAAAAATTGCAAACTTTATTTTAGGTTTGTTAAACGTATTGCAAACAATACCGAGCTTTGCCATTTTAGCCTTGTTTATTCCATTACTAGGTGTAGGAATAATACCTGCTATTGTTGCACTTTTCTTTTATTCACTTATGCCGATTTTGCGAAATACATACATTGGTTTACGTGATGTGAAAAAAGATTTAATCGAAGCAGGGGTTGGTATGGGGATGAATGAATGGGAACGAATTCGCCTTGTCGAATTACCTTTAGCTATCCCGGTCATTATGTCTGGAATTCGTTTAGCCGCTGTTTTCCTTATTGGTTGGGCAACACTCGCCTCTTATATTGGAGCTGGTGGATTAGGTGATTATATTTTTAGTGGGATGAATTTATATAAGCCTGAATTTATTCTTGCCGGTGCGATTCCAGTGACAATACTTGCATTACTGACAGATCTTTTTTTAGGAAAAGTAGAGAATTGGGTAACACCGAAAGGAATACGAAAAACAACAGCCCAAGTATAGGAAGGTGGAACAAGTGTTGAAAAATATAAATAGATTGACAGCTATACTAGTCCTGTCTCTTACTCTATTTTTAAGTGCATGTTCACTTCCTGGTTTAAGTGGTGCACCGAAAAATACAGTTCGAATCGGAACGGTTTTAACGACAGAGACGCAAATATTAGGGCAAATGATTAAACAACTAATTGAACATGAGACGGATTTAGAGGTAACGATGGTAAGTAATTTAGGTTCTTCGATTGTTGCACACCAAGCAATGCTCGATAATCAAGTGGATATTTCAGCTGCCCGTTATACAGGGACAGATCTTGCCGGTGCACTTGAAATGGATCCGGTAAAAGACCCTGATGCGGCACTTAACGTTGTTCAAAAGGAATTTGAAAAACGATGGGATCAGAAATGGTACGACTCTTATGGCTTTGATAATACGTATGCATTTACTGTAACAAAGGAGCTTGCAGAGGAAAAAGGAATCGAAAAAGTTTCTGATTTAGCATCATTGTCGGGTGATTTACGATTTGGTGTAGATAATTCATGGATACATCGGGAAGGAGATGGCTATCAAGGATTTGTTGAGACATATGGATTCCAATTTCCACAAATTTATCCGATGCAAATTGGTTTAGTCTATCAAGCATTAGATCACGATGAAATGGATGTCGTTTTAGCCTATTCAAGTGACGGACGAATTGCGGCTTTTGATTTAAAAATATTAGAAGACGATAAGAAGTTTTTCCCACCGTATGATGCGTCAGCTGTTGCAAGTAATGATATTTTAAGAAAACACCCTGAATTAGATAAAATACTAGAAAAATTAGTTGGGAAAATTGATACAGAAACAATGCAAAGACTAAATTATGAAGCAGATGGGAGAATGCGAGAACCAGCCATTGTTGCACAAGAATTTCTAGAACAACATAATTATTTTGAGGAGGTGGAATAATGAATATTGTGCAAGATTTGCTCGTTTATTATACACAAAATTCGTGGTACGTATGGGAACAGTTTGTTAGACAATTTCTCATGTCTGCCTATGGTGTATTATTTGGTGCCATTGTTGGAATTCCAATCGGGATATTTATCGCCCATCATAATCGATTAAGTCCAGTTATCATTTCTCTCGTGAATGTAATCCAAACAATTCCGGCCTTAGCGATGCTTGCGGTTCTCATGCTTGTTATTGGTCTTGGACCGAATACAGTCGTGTTCGCTCTTTTTCTTTATTCCTTATTGCCAATTATTAAAAATACGTATACTGGAATCCGAAATGTGGATTCGGCAATGCTTGAATCAGGAAAAGGAATGGGCATGACACGGTTTCAAGTGTTACGAATGGTTGAATTACCATTATCATTATCAGTCATCATGG
Proteins encoded:
- a CDS encoding GbsR/MarR family transcriptional regulator, whose translation is MIEAVQQKITHIEERIIENIAENMRIFGIPATVGRVLGTIYMNGSPMTLDTLSEATGLSKTRMSQVVREMVEHNIAYKVFEKGVRKDLYNVEHDYYQTFISLITSNWQMMIKKNRRTGKLFQEELLSILEHEELDETTEHKVNQLLEETKKWLDYYDWLHRFTDLLDSGEIFQYVPKSNKKSL
- a CDS encoding SulP family inorganic anion transporter, with amino-acid sequence MFNKLLFSERFESYSLQDFQKDFISGLIVGVIAIPLGMAFAIASGVKPEHGIYTTIIAGILISLFGGSRFQIGGPTGAFIPILFGVVITYGFENLLIAGFMAGIILLLMGIFKLGSLIKYIPRPVTIGFTTGIAVIIFVGQIPNFLGLSGVKNQEYFIDNVKEIWLHICSINLFSILTAFICFLMIMLTPKLFPKVPGPLIGLVVSTLVASFFFPSKVATIGSTYGGIPSQLPSFHFPEVTFEKIQLLMKPAFVIAILGAIESLLSAVVADGMTNKKHNSNRELVGQGIANIVTPLFGGIPATGAIARTATNIKSGAVSPLSGIIHGVVVLIVLLLFAPFASKIPLASMAPILMVVAWNMSERHVFIHLLKTKTGDSFVLLTTFLLTVFINLTVAVQAGLVLAVIIFIKRMSDIMVIKKALPNLEHKNNKIESLIEPNPRTCPQISIYNIEGPLFFGAAQSFEQSIMNTINYKPKVLLLRMGKVPFMDTTGASNFSSIVNHFSKNGTVIISGIKEQPKQVLQKMGLYDQIGEENFFAHTGDAIDYALTKLDRDICAGCKRFAFNECHALSKESKIEREHTHSTVTQY
- a CDS encoding betaine/proline/choline family ABC transporter ATP-binding protein (Members of the family are the ATP-binding subunit of ABC transporters for substrates such as betaine, L-proline or other amino acids, choline, carnitine, etc. The substrate specificity is best determined from the substrate-binding subunit, rather than this subunit, as it interacts with the permease subunit and not with substrate directly.); its protein translation is MLKFEHVSKIYKGQKRAVNNLNLQMNEGEFICFIGPSGCGKTTTMKMINRLIEPTEGAIYLKEKNIMEMDPVELRRKIGYVIQQIGLFPHMTIEQNISLVPRLLRWPLEKQKKRASELLSLVNMTSDYLHRYPSELSGGQQQRIGVLRALAADQPLILMDEPFGALDPITRDSLQTELKKLQQKLNKTIVFVTHDMDEAIKLADRIVIMKDGEIVQFATPDEILRNPANEFVEEFIGRERLSQVQPHIQTVDQIMNPAPVTVTPNVFLSEAIRLMKQKRVDSLLVVNRNNKLEGYIDFEMIDQKRSQASRVAEVVEKDILKVETGTFVRDTIQTILKRGLKYVPVVDHDGRLVGIVTRTNLVDVVYDSIWGNDTEGIAQ
- a CDS encoding ABC transporter permease, encoding MDSFISFMNENGADLLLKSWEHIYISLIAIVAGVLVAIPLGILLTRLPKIANFILGLLNVLQTIPSFAILALFIPLLGVGIIPAIVALFFYSLMPILRNTYIGLRDVKKDLIEAGVGMGMNEWERIRLVELPLAIPVIMSGIRLAAVFLIGWATLASYIGAGGLGDYIFSGMNLYKPEFILAGAIPVTILALLTDLFLGKVENWVTPKGIRKTTAQV
- a CDS encoding ArsR/SmtB family transcription factor, with protein sequence MDQDMQTFKSDFFKALAHPLRIKILEVLVDGEKSVNEIQSAIGSEGSAVSQQLMILRSKNIVVGVKDGNRVIYSLRDPLIVDLLRVAKQIFNNHLVNTIQLLDQLNSDAE